In the Gossypium raimondii isolate GPD5lz chromosome 9, ASM2569854v1, whole genome shotgun sequence genome, one interval contains:
- the LOC105800237 gene encoding glutamate--cysteine ligase, chloroplastic isoform X2, whose protein sequence is MALVSKAGSSYCIRSDITRGRTGQNVAFGVVNNVEAPIMKEKSIKISSLSCKNARVAQFFPLETVGFRSKGRNSVIVAASPPTEDALIAIEPLTKQDLVGYLASGCKSKEKWRIGTEHEKFGFEIKTLRPMKYEQIAELLNGISERFDWEKVMEGDKIIGLKQGKQSISLEPGGQFELSGAPLETLHQTCAEVNSHLYQVKAVAEEMGIGFLGIGFQPKLGLKDIPVMPKGRYEIMRNYMPKVGSLGLDMMFRTCTVQVNLDFSSEADMIRKFRAGLALQPIATALFANSPFTEGKPNGYLSMRSQIWTDTDKDRTGMLPFVFDDSFGFEQYVDYALDVPMYFVYRKKKYIDCTGMTFRDFMAGKLPCIPGELPNLNDWENHLTTIFPEVRLKRYLEMRGADGGPWRRLCALPAFWVGLLYDEVSLQSILDMTADWTSEEREMLRNKVPKTGLKTPFRDGLLWHIAEDVLKLAKDGLERRGFKESGFLNEVAEVVRTGVTPAEKLLELYNGKWGQSVDPVFEELLY, encoded by the exons ATGGCGCTTGTTTCTAAGGCAGGCTCATCTTATTGCATCCGTAGTGATATAACACGGGGTAGAACCGGGCAGAATGTGGCTTTTGGTGTGGTAAACAATGTTGAGGCTCCTATAATGAAGGAAAAATCGAtcaaaatttcttctttatCATGCAAAAATGCCAGGGTAGCGCAGTTCTTTCCTCTAGAAACTGTGGGATTTCGAAGCAAAGGAAGGAATAGTGTGATTGTTGCAGCAAGCCCTCCCACAGAGGATGCTTTGATTGCTATAGAACCATTGACGAAACAGGATCTTGTTGGATACCTTGCATCTGGATGTAAGTCTAAGGAAAAATGGAG GATAGGTACAGAGCATGAAAAGTTTGGTTTTGAGATCAAAACTCTGCGGCCTATGAAATATGAACAAATAGCAGAATTGCTTAATGGTATTTCAGAGAGATTTGATTGGGAGAAAGTAATGGAAGGTGATAAAATTATAGGACTTAAACAG GGGAAGCAAAGCATATCATTGGAACCTGGAGGGCAGTTTGAGCTCAGTGGTGCACCTCTTGAAACTCTGCATCAAACATGTGCCGAGGTCAATTCACACCTCTATCAG GTTAAAGCTGTTGCAGAAGAAATGGGAATTGGATTCTTAGGGATTGGCTTCCAGCCCAAACTGGGACTAAAGGACATTCCTGTCATGCCTAAG GGAAGATATGAGATAATGAGAAATTACATGCCTAAAGTTGGCTCACTTGGTCTTGATATGATGTTCAGGACATGTACAGTTCAG GTTAATCTGGACTTCAGTTCAGAAGCTGACATGATCAGGAAATTTCGTGCTGGTCTTGCTCTGCAACCT ATAGCAACAGCTTTATTTGCAAATTCCCCTTTTACTGAAGGAAAGCCAAACGGTTACCTTAGCATGAGAAG TCAAATCTGGACTGATACTGATAAGGACCGGACAGGCATGCTTCCATTTGTTTTTGATGACTCCTTTGG GTTTGAGCAGTATGTTGACTATGCTCTTGATGTTCCAATGTATTTTGTTTATCGGAAAAAGAAGTACATTGACTGCACTGGAATGACATTCAGG GATTTTATGGCTGGAAAACTTCCATGTATTCCTGGTGAACTACCAAATCTTAATGACTGGGAAAATCATTTGACAACTATATTTCCGGAG GTTCGACTGAAGAGGTACTTGGAGATGAGGGGAGCTGATGGAGGGCCTTGGAGGAGGTTATGTGCTCTGCCCGCATTTTGG GTAGGTTTGTTATATGATGAGGTCTCGCTCCAGAGTATTCTAGACATGACAGCGGATTGGACATCTGAAGAAAGAGAAATGTTGAGAAACAAG GTTCCAAAGACTGGTCTTAAGACACCATTTCGAGATGGATTATTGTGGCACATTGCGGAAGATGTTCTAAAGTTGGCCAAG GATGGTTTGGAAAGAAGGGGCTTCAAGGAATCCGGGTTCTTGAATGAGGTGGCAGAGGTGGTTCGTACAG GTGTAACACCAGCTGAGAAGCTTTTGGAATTGTATAATGGGAAGTGGGGACAATCTGTTGACCCTGTTTTCGAAGAACTCCTCTACTGA
- the LOC105800237 gene encoding glutamate--cysteine ligase, chloroplastic isoform X1 translates to MALVSKAGSSYCIRSDITRGRTGQNVAFGVVNNVEAPIMKEKSIKISSLSCKNARVAQFFPLETVGFRSKGRNSVIVAASPPTEDALIAIEPLTKQDLVGYLASGCKSKEKWRIGTEHEKFGFEIKTLRPMKYEQIAELLNGISERFDWEKVMEGDKIIGLKQGKQSISLEPGGQFELSGAPLETLHQTCAEVNSHLYQVKAVAEEMGIGFLGIGFQPKLGLKDIPVMPKGRYEIMRNYMPKVGSLGLDMMFRTCTVQVNLDFSSEADMIRKFRAGLALQPIATALFANSPFTEGKPNGYLSMRSQIWTDTDKDRTGMLPFVFDDSFGFEQYVDYALDVPMYFVYRKKKYIDCTGMTFRDFMAGKLPCIPGELPNLNDWENHLTTIFPEVRLKRYLEMRGADGGPWRRLCALPAFWVGLLYDEVSLQSILDMTADWTSEEREMLRNKQVPKTGLKTPFRDGLLWHIAEDVLKLAKDGLERRGFKESGFLNEVAEVVRTGVTPAEKLLELYNGKWGQSVDPVFEELLY, encoded by the exons ATGGCGCTTGTTTCTAAGGCAGGCTCATCTTATTGCATCCGTAGTGATATAACACGGGGTAGAACCGGGCAGAATGTGGCTTTTGGTGTGGTAAACAATGTTGAGGCTCCTATAATGAAGGAAAAATCGAtcaaaatttcttctttatCATGCAAAAATGCCAGGGTAGCGCAGTTCTTTCCTCTAGAAACTGTGGGATTTCGAAGCAAAGGAAGGAATAGTGTGATTGTTGCAGCAAGCCCTCCCACAGAGGATGCTTTGATTGCTATAGAACCATTGACGAAACAGGATCTTGTTGGATACCTTGCATCTGGATGTAAGTCTAAGGAAAAATGGAG GATAGGTACAGAGCATGAAAAGTTTGGTTTTGAGATCAAAACTCTGCGGCCTATGAAATATGAACAAATAGCAGAATTGCTTAATGGTATTTCAGAGAGATTTGATTGGGAGAAAGTAATGGAAGGTGATAAAATTATAGGACTTAAACAG GGGAAGCAAAGCATATCATTGGAACCTGGAGGGCAGTTTGAGCTCAGTGGTGCACCTCTTGAAACTCTGCATCAAACATGTGCCGAGGTCAATTCACACCTCTATCAG GTTAAAGCTGTTGCAGAAGAAATGGGAATTGGATTCTTAGGGATTGGCTTCCAGCCCAAACTGGGACTAAAGGACATTCCTGTCATGCCTAAG GGAAGATATGAGATAATGAGAAATTACATGCCTAAAGTTGGCTCACTTGGTCTTGATATGATGTTCAGGACATGTACAGTTCAG GTTAATCTGGACTTCAGTTCAGAAGCTGACATGATCAGGAAATTTCGTGCTGGTCTTGCTCTGCAACCT ATAGCAACAGCTTTATTTGCAAATTCCCCTTTTACTGAAGGAAAGCCAAACGGTTACCTTAGCATGAGAAG TCAAATCTGGACTGATACTGATAAGGACCGGACAGGCATGCTTCCATTTGTTTTTGATGACTCCTTTGG GTTTGAGCAGTATGTTGACTATGCTCTTGATGTTCCAATGTATTTTGTTTATCGGAAAAAGAAGTACATTGACTGCACTGGAATGACATTCAGG GATTTTATGGCTGGAAAACTTCCATGTATTCCTGGTGAACTACCAAATCTTAATGACTGGGAAAATCATTTGACAACTATATTTCCGGAG GTTCGACTGAAGAGGTACTTGGAGATGAGGGGAGCTGATGGAGGGCCTTGGAGGAGGTTATGTGCTCTGCCCGCATTTTGG GTAGGTTTGTTATATGATGAGGTCTCGCTCCAGAGTATTCTAGACATGACAGCGGATTGGACATCTGAAGAAAGAGAAATGTTGAGAAACAAG CAGGTTCCAAAGACTGGTCTTAAGACACCATTTCGAGATGGATTATTGTGGCACATTGCGGAAGATGTTCTAAAGTTGGCCAAG GATGGTTTGGAAAGAAGGGGCTTCAAGGAATCCGGGTTCTTGAATGAGGTGGCAGAGGTGGTTCGTACAG GTGTAACACCAGCTGAGAAGCTTTTGGAATTGTATAATGGGAAGTGGGGACAATCTGTTGACCCTGTTTTCGAAGAACTCCTCTACTGA
- the LOC105800238 gene encoding serine/threonine-protein kinase BSK8, which produces MGCGCSKLSACCWTLDQNASIPEAANVENEGKGEVDGLPAFREYSIDTLKMATSGFSVENIVSEHGEKAPNVVYKGKLENQRWIAVKRFNRFAWPDARQFLEEARAVGQLRNHRLANLLGCCCEGDERLLVAEFMTNDTLAKHLFHWEAQPMKWAMRLRVALHLAEALEYCTSKGRALYHDLNAYRIVFDDEGNPRLSCFGLMKNSRDGKSYSTNLAFTPPEYLRTGRVTPESVIYSFGTLLLDLLSGKHIPPSHALDLIRDRNIQMLTDSCLEGQFSNDDGTELVRLASRCLQYEPRERPNPKSLVSAIIPLQRDAEVPSHVLMGIRAGADAVPLSPLGESCVRMDLTAIHEVLENLGYKDDEGAATELSFQMWTNQMQETLTSKKKGDVAFRHKDFTAAIECYSQFIDVGTMVSPTVYARRSLSYLMSDMPQEALNDAMQAQIVSPVWHIASYLQAAALFALGKNDEAQTSLREGTELENKKNATS; this is translated from the exons ATGGGCTGTGGGTGTTCAAAACTATCTGCTTGTTGTTGGACGTTAGATCAGAATGCATCAATTCCTGAAGCTGCTAATGTTG AAAATGAGGGCAAGGGTGAAGTTGATGGTTTGCCTGCATTCCGTGAATACTCAATTGACACACTCAAGATGGCTACATCTGGATTTTCTGTGGAGAATATAGTTTCAGAACATGGTGAGAAGGCTCCTAATGTAGTTTACAAGGGCAAGTTGGAAAATCAAAGGTGGATTGCTGTTAAACGGTTTAATAGGTTTGCATGGCCTGATGCTCGGCAATTCTTG GAAGAGGCAAGAGCTGTTGGCCAGCTTCGGAACCACAGATTGGCAAATTTACTTGGTTGTTGCTGTGAAGGTGATGAAAGGTTACTTGTCGCAGAATTTATGACTAATGACACACTGGCAAAACACTTATTCCATT GGGAAGCACAACCAATGAAATGGGCAATGCGGTTAAGGGTTGCTTTGCATCTTGCAGAAGCTCTAGAGTACTGCACCAGTAAAGGACGTGCCCTGTATCATGACCTAAATGCATATAGAATTGTTTTCGATGAT GAGGGCAACCCTAGACTTTCATGCTTTGGACTAATGAAGAACAGTAGAGATGGAAAAAGTTACAGCACAAACTTGGCATTTACTCCTCCAGAGTATTTGAGGACAG GAAGAGTAACACCAGAAAGTGTAATTTATAGTTTTGGCACCCTTCTACTTGATCTTCTCAGTGGAAAACATATTCCTCCAAGTCAC GCACTGGACCTTATACGTGACAGGAACATTCAGATGCTGACAGATTCTTGtttggaagggcaattttcaaATGATGATGGGACCGAGTTAGTACGTCTAGCATCACGATGTTTGCAATATGAGCCCCGCGAACGGCCAAACCCAAAGTCATTAGTTTCTGCAATAATTCCTCTTCAGAGGGATGCTGAG GTTCCTTCTCATGTGTTAATGGGCATACGTGCTGGTGCTGATGCTGTACCGCTATCACCGCTTGGGGAATCCTGTGTAAGGATGGATTTGACTGCCATTCATGAGGTCTTAGAAAACCTTGGATATAAAGATGATGAGGGTGCTGCTACTGAG CTTTCATTCCAAATGTGGACAAACCAGATGCAAGAAACATTGACATCGAAGAAAAAGGGTGATGTTGCTTTTAGGCATAAAGATTTTACTGCTGCCATTGAATGCTATTCCCAG TTCATTGATGTTGGAACCATGGTTTCCCCAACCGTTTATGCTCGACGTAGTTTGTCGTACCTCATGAGTGACATGCCCCAAGAAGCCCTGAATGATGCCATGCAAGCACAAATAGTATCCCCAGTTTGGCATATTGCATCCTACTTGCAAGCTGCTGCTCTATTTGCCCTAGGAAAGAATGACGAGGCACAGACATCTCTCAGGGAGGGTACTgagcttgaaaataaaaagaatgcaACTTCTTGA